tatatacatataattaGTAAATAAATTAGTggtgggcaaagattaatcgcaattaatcacatacaaaataaaagtgacttttggcataatatatgagtttgtgctgtgtgtaattattatgtatatatatggtaaatacacacacattcatgtatttaagaaacatttttcttttgtatgcgattaatcgcgattaatctttgcccagcaataataaaaatgtatatacaaatgtaaatatttcttaaatatataaatgcttgtgtgtgtatttatacataatttttatacacagtacacaaacatatatgatgtaaacaaaacttttattctgcaaacggttagttgcgattaatcgttatccTCATAAATGCGCCCACAAAAAATTTGAATATTcttatcaaatgaaagaacagacccttgctttcaaacaaacaaacaaaacgggaaaaaagtttcatcctatctttatttgttctcttttttaacctcttaaatatgggtaggtttcttaaaaaataccaaatgttgagcaaaaaactgaaataattggatttttgtaaaggaattttatgagagatcagattgaaaacgattatcaaaacatacactgagtttaaaatgaactaaattagtttttgcttcagttttttttttaaatagcagaaTTAATGATTACCTTAAAACGTTGTCAGGGAAGcgtcatcattggcagggaaatgttttctcttacttcaggagataactcgtcaatggcggggaaagagttaatggtcATCATCTGAATGAATAACAATcagaacattttatttatatattataaaataatattaaccaTCAAACTATCGGCCGATATCAGGCCGAATAATCGCACCGACGGAAAAATTTAATATCGGTCCATCTCTAATTGTTATTTTCTGTTGAAATTGTAATTGGTGCTTGCAATTCCATAAATATAGCAAATCAATACCATTGCTTTGTTTATTTGAGctataaatataatttgttaTTATGTAATAAATACCAAATAACATCTGTCTCTACACAGGTTACCTGTAAGATGAAAAAAAACTCCCACATCATAACATCTATAACAGAGCCTAACAGATGCAAAATGGCTAAAGGTTTCTCAAAACATATTGTCATTGAGCTCTGCTGGGCTGAGCAGCTCTGATGTCAAGTTCACGCAAGTGCGTTTCCTCGAAACATCCCAGAATTCCCTCTACGACCCTCACCGCATGTCGCGTATCAGGAGCACACTGGAAACAGTCACCAAGGCTGTGAGCGGATCGGTGAACAGCGAGATCTTCTCCAAGATCACGCGCCTCAAGCCCGGTGCCAAAACTCTGGAGGTCCAAGTCGAATGTCCTGAGAAGGAAGCCGGGGCTGTTATGACAGTGGCAGCATCTGATCCACCAAAGATGAAAGAGATGGAGAAAGACATTGTGGAGCGGCATAAAGAAGCTCCAAAGCCTAGCAACGTGGGGAACGCATCTACCGTAGTCACCAAGCAGACCTTGCAACGTTTCCAGCCTGCTGCTTTTACCACAAACATGGACGAAACATACAGTCACCTGGCCGAACACGTCAACGCTTACTTTGGTAGCGAAGACATCAAGAAATCGCAGCAGGGTAGAGGAGATACGACCCTCTACGCAACTCAAATTCAACCTGGTTCTCACTCCGGTGGTGGTCGGGACCACGTCCTCATGGCAGCACCGGTATCCCATAAATCTACACCAGAAACGCCCTCTCTTCcacctgccaatgacaagtgtGGTTCTGTCCCTAGTTCACAAGCGCCGTCTAAAGAGGAGGGGGTTTCAACCATCCCCATTTCTCCAAGAAAAGGCATCAGTCATTACTTGTCATATCCTAGGCCGAGTGTCCAGGCTTTTGTAGGTAACTACATCACTCCACTGGTGCCAAAGTTTAAAGCAGATTCAAAGGTGGGTGGCACAGTAGAGAAGGACAAAGCATCGGGTTCAGAAACAACAGCATCTCAGGAGTCAAAGAGTGCAGAAACCAAGGAGCAGAAAGAGACAGAGGAGAAAGCTAAGAAGCTACTGTCTCAAAGAGAGAAGGTAAAATccaaaacaaatgtgttaaaaacgtAAAAAGTTTATGTATAAAGTTTATGtaaattattgattttactCAAGTTTCATGTAAATTGTCACATTTAATGTGTGAGATAAAatactaatacattttaaaaacaattccccaaaaatttaattttatgtttatgttatgttttattaaaggtattcacccaaaaatgaaaattcggtCGTTAGTTACTCATCCtcagttttattaataaataaatttatttgataaattattaataaatcaatttttcagttttgctgaacacaaaataagatatttgcAATCAAGCAAGAAgctggagcaccattgacttccatagtaggaaacaAAAATACTGTGGAACTCAATAACTGCATTTCCATTACCCATCTTATTGCGCAAATTGAAAATGCGCCCAATGGAAGCATGGAAATTTCGCATGAACTCCCATATATCCCAAGTTTTTTACGCTTTGGTGAGGTGGTTTTGAAGGTAATTCAACTAAGAGATATATCACAAAACTACAAtgacacaaaacattttttgcatttacaggTCACCTGACGTGCATAAAAATCTCTtgatcattctttaaatatggcgCAGTATGTTTAAAAGAAGAACAAGACAGAGGAGGTGTGTTTGACTGGATGTGGCGTCACAAAAACCGACAAGTGCATTACATCAAAATACTGCGAAAGCAATTCGCGAGTCAACTTCTCTGTATGCTTTCGATTCGCTCTCacggtattttgatgtcatcaacGTGGCACAGTATGAGGTCaaaccgggtgtgcctcatatattcaattcaattttatttatatatcttgAAAAGTAAAgctgctggctctttgatcgccccctggtggctggctgcagtacaagtaataaaccccgccctctccatgcaaTGAACGGGACTcgggtaaaaaaaaatgtacacttccaataaaagtttccaaaAGATGATTTTGGTGCTTTAAGGTcgttgttatcacgctgatatatgttcagttgttcatttttgtgctaagttttattttagctagtaatttgatgctttAGAAACGGGCGTGTCATTATTATTgacatttgtgattgacagcttctcTGAGCAGACTCTCTGAgcttcaattcaattcaattttatttatatagcgcttttcacaattgttaattgtttcaaagcagctttacattaatagatgtagGAAAAGCATAGACAAGCGAGTGTAGTAGTAGTAATATAACATATACAGTAAAGtagtaagttaagccaaagaTGGCAAACTCTCCAGGGGATGAAAAatcccctaggagaaaaaccctcctGGCTAGTCCAGGGGGAAAACTCCTAGGAGAAGAAAAACCCCTGAgagatacatatatatttatatatataaatactatcaGGGTATGTGAATGGGTAAGCGAATTAAACTGGTTCCACCAGTGGTCAttggtcaggcatcggctgggcatcacgttgaaggacagtcAATAGAAtagtggtgtgatgacctttATAGctgcaggaactgggtctgtttgtctcattgtcctgggggtcgaggacgagacaaggAGAGAGAAACAGAACCCTATTAGcctaggggccgttcacatgtaatgcaagtgtcatacagtattgtggtttaaatcagctcagttccagacaggctaactattgcggcataagtatattactcAGTTGAGTTATGTAaatgctttgttctagacaagcTAACTATTGCAGGATAGGTACGtttacttttacattttatgtgaatgttttgttaaagaagaatgtcttaagtttagatttaaattgatcgactgtgtctgatacccgaacattatttggtaaatcattccagagcttaggggctaagtaggaaaatgatctaccacctttagacacttttgatactCTAGGAATAATTAAGtggccagaattttgtgatcgcagtgtACGTGATGGATTGCATTCTgattctttaatatacgagggtgctaggccattaaAGGCTTTGTAGGCgataatattttaattgtatgcgatatttaactggtagccagtatAAAGatgccagtgtaaagatgccttCAATCTTCAAGGGAAGATTGAAGATATAACTATTAATTTTCGATTTCTGTGTTATTGCACAACGACAAAATGAGTTGTATTTAACGTACCTTATTTTAGCAAGCCACTCAAATAATACGTTTAAGGGGCGTGGTTAAATTGGGCGCGCGAAcatttgggcggaagtttgatactgCCTCTGGGTCACACCTATCGCCATGGTTTTTGGAATGAGTTATCACAAAGcaacaaaattatattttaggaACTCAACATCGGTTAACGGAAACACTATTATTTCGCaataaaaacgtttttttttttttcttttgaaaataACGATAATGTTTGTGCATATCTTTAAtggaaatgtaatttttttttgtttgaaacatTGCTCAAATTATCATCTTTTGTGTTTAGCATAACGAAGAAATCTATATaggttttaaacaacttgaGGTTGAGTACATCATGACATAATTATCAATTTTGTGTAAACCCAACTGTCTTTATGCAACATATGTCTTCGTCTTATAAAACATGACTGGGGCACTTCATGAAATCTAGAGTTTGTTTTTATCGTATGTAGATTATAGCACGTGTGAGTGTGGATAACAGAACCAGGGCGTTGGTCAAGAGTCTTCAAAGAGTCACTGATGTAAAGATCACCATTAGCAGGGTGGAGGAACTGAGCTTTCACCTGCTGGAGTTTCCTGAAACCAGAGGAGTGGCGGTCACTGTAAGCGTCTGACTCTGAGATACCAACTTGTCATTTCTCTGCACCAATGACGGCCTTAGTTTTGTAAAACTGCACTCTTCCCTCTTGCTGTCTTTAGGAGAAGGTCATCCCTTGTCTTCTGCGATTAAGGCAGGGTCGAGACCTCAGTCTGCAGGCCGCGGTCAGACAGGCTCTGGCTCTGGTGGGGTACAATGACCCGGTCAAAGGCAGGGGGATACGTGTCCTTTCCATTGATGGAGGAGGAACCAGGTAcaaaattattcatttaaagTTAACAAATTTTGAAAGTACAAAGAAGTTAAAAGTAGGTCAGCCCCAAATGACACAAAAAGTAGGTCAGGCAGAAATAGAACTGACACAAATGTACACTTGCCCATCATCCTAGATGTACTTTTGAAATTATTGTGAGCGGTCGCAGTTTTAGGACTGTAACCCAGATCAGTATGTTTATTTTACAAACTTATTTAGAAGAAACAGCAGTGTGACATgctaaatattaaatatataacactTAAACTAAAGCAGTTTAAATGTGAAActattttaaaggggtcatgaacTGAGAAAATTCCGGTAAAATTTCCCTTGATCTTTTCACAGTTTAGAGGTTGTTGTACTATAAAAATATCCTGTACGTTTTAAAACTCAACACTTTTTCTCAAAAACagcttttatttaaaggtgcagtgtgtagatttttagtggcatctagaggtgagattgtgaattgcaaccaatggctcaatcagctcacccctccctttcgaaacacatagtgaagctacagtagctgacacaggacaaacataacgttgtctgagacaacgtagtgatgAAACGCGCTCTATAtagcagtttgtctgtttagggctacaTGGCGGAGTGAAATGTCAACTTCACAGGGGACCCACAgcatatgtagataaaaacggctcttTCTacggtaataaaaacaatacagttcattttttaAGGTTTTTATACACCACTCATAATATAGTTATGCATATTACATTGCagttctgtcaagagatctttctaaaagttacacaatgcacctttaaaggattagtcaattttcttaaaagaaaaatccagataatttactcaccaccatgtcatccaaaatgttgttgtctttctttgttcagttgagaagaaattatgttttttgaggaaaacattccaggatttttctcgttttaatggactttaatggaccccaacattgcagtttcaaaggactctaaacaacccaaacgaggcataagggtcttatctagcgaaacgattgtcatttttgacaagaaaaattaaaaatatgtactttaaaaaccacaacttctcgtctatctccagtcctgtgacgcgccagtgcgacctcacgcaatacgtcatgacgtcaagaggtcacagatgatgtatgcgaaactacgccccagtgtttacaagtgtggagaaagaggaccgttccgacgttgttgtatgtggaatgataataattaatgtctttgtgtcagtttattgtttaaaatggtccgcaaatgtgcgtttcacatatgtaacacgtgacctttctacgtcattaCGCGATTACttgaggtcacgctggcacgtcacaggaccggaaatagacgagaagttgtggtttaaaagtgcatattttaaaatgacaatcgtttcgctagataagacccttatgcctcgtttgggatcgtttagagtcctttgaaactgcaattttaaactgcattaaaactgttacgtgttggggtccattaaagtccattaaaatgagaaaactcctggaatgttttccttaaaaaacataatttcttcttgactgaacaaagaaagctTTCGGATTTtggacattttggatgacatggttgtgagtaaattatctggattttttttaagaaaatggactaatcatTTAAACCAAGTTCAGAATACGAATTGTTTTGAAAAGTGTGTGACTGAAAAAAAGCCAGTTCATGAccccatttttttaataattgtggcagcaaatgtttttatttttttaatggtgtATAAAtctaaaagaaatgtatatatgtatgaactgtaatgttttttttgttgtagAGGAGTGGTTGCATTACAGGCTTTGCACAGATTGGAAAATTTGACTGGGAAACCTATTTACCAACTCTTTGACTACATATGTGGAGTCAGTACaggtatatttaaccacacgcTCATCTCTATAGAagttataaatgtgtttttttttctacattACCCTATAATaactgtttttgttttcaggaGCCATCCTGGCCTTTATGCTGGGTTTATTCCAGATCCCTCTGGATGAATGTGAGGAACTGTATCGAAAGTTGGGATCGGATGTTTTTAAACAGAATTTGTTTCTGGGCACAGTGAAGATGGGCTGGAGTCACGCGTACTACGACAGCCAGATCTGGGAGGAGATCCTTAAGTATAGCATATACCTGACCCAAAATAGATCTGTTAACTTACGGTTTCATGCAAAGCTGTGTTTATAACCAACATTGCTGAGTCTTTTGTTTATCCTCAACAGAGAAAGAATGGGGCATGGTCTAATGATTGAGACTGCCAAAAATCCTAAATGTCCCAAGGTGTGTTTCAACGTATATCGGTATATCATTTCTTTTTGTTCTGACCTGGACTTGTAGTCACTCAATTCTCTGCTGTTTTTCTAGGTGTCAGCAGTGAGCACCGTAGTAAACAAAGGCCTGCCACTGAAGGCGTATGTCTTCAGGAATTATAACTTCTCGCCCGGGGTTCGCTCGCACTACCTGGGCGGCTGCCAGCACAAGATGTGGCAGGCCATTCGGGCATCATCCGCTGCTCCGGGCTACTTCCAGGAATTTGTTTTAGGAAACGACCTCCACCAGGTAAACCAGTCTGCATTTTAAAGTaacagtaggggagagcggggcaacacacacatctctgctacaaatgaacatttgaagtttgtttctagtacttaccattattggacaattacaccaaacgtgacagaagtgcaaatgttacaactttTCCCATatgtggggttaattgtaacaagcagggggttagttgtaacacttgctaaaaattaagtttgcaggcaaatatttcaaaactattttgtctgtctatatacttgaagtggatattgtttatatatctgtctataatagacagctatccacactgtattcattcatccagcccttttctaacaacagtttaattataaatggatacaaatgtctaaatatgtgagaaaaagcagtacaattatgacaaaacatttttttatatgtgacccagtctgtaataaccaaactacagtttcaaaattaAATTCTGAGAtgatgagcatcaaagtctgattcaagccattaatttaattacgatttcaatctttgacgtgaccttattcaatcaatattaaagatatgaacttatgaaataaatttgacagacgatttttgataagaaaggcacatttattttattggaAGACAGCAATCATTAGTGTGTAGCCGATTTAAAACAACgccaagaattacgctaacgttggttttcatatcgtaagtgctaaGGGgttaacacagcgttacaattaaccccgctgggtcaaaagaTTTTccagcccaccaaaaaagttgctaagagctgcagacatatttcaaaacgatgctatgttttagtccagtggttctcaaactggggtccggggcccccaggggggccgcgagatggtgccaggggggccccagtattatgacattttataaaatacattaatttatcatgaattctgtgaaattaaacctaaaaaaaaaataaggaagCACtactttgtttaatttaatgttttgtttagttaaaatgtgaagttttagaactgtttttttgtcataaattatctctgggggggccgcgaaggaatgcaccatacGCAAAAGGGGcccacgctgaaaaagtttgagaaccactgttttagtcaacaagagactgattaatatgacatagcattggatttggtatcttacacacccaacttagaaataaaaaaacatatgatgaaaaaatttacttacatgccaccaaaacactcgttcatcaataactctctggagaaacattatacatttacaataatttgcgggagatcgtcttttggcagcgttcAAAAAATACCTGAAATACAAAACGCTGGAGTCTAGGTGTCAGCAGTGAGCACCGTAGTAAACAAAGGCCTCCCACTGAAGGCGTATGTCTTCAGGAATTATAACTTCTCGCCCGGGGTTCGCTCGCACTACCTGGGCGGCTGCCAGCACAAGATGTGGCAGGCCATTCGGGCATCATCCGCTGCTCCGGGCTACTTCCAGGAATTTGTTCTAGGAAATGACCTCCACCAGGTAAACCAGTCTGAATTTTAAAGTAACAGTAGGGGGGAGCGgggcaacacacacatctctgctacaaataaacatttgaagtttgtttctagtacttaccattattggacaattacaccaaacgtgacagaagtgcaaatgttacaacttaccccatatgtggggttaattgtaacaagcagggggttagttgtaacacttgctaaaaattaagtttgtaggcaaatatttcaaaactattttgtctgtctatatacttgaagtggatattgtttatatatctgtctataatagacaggtatccacactgtgtttattcaaccagccctttTTTAACAACAGtttaattataaatggatacaaatgtctaaatatgtgagaaaaagcagcacaattatgacaaaacatttttttatatgtgacccagtctgtaataaccaaactacagtttcaaaattaAATTCTGAGAtgatga
The Paramisgurnus dabryanus chromosome 1, PD_genome_1.1, whole genome shotgun sequence genome window above contains:
- the pnpla8 gene encoding calcium-independent phospholipase A2-gamma isoform X2, producing the protein MSRIRSTLETVTKAVSGSVNSEIFSKITRLKPGAKTLEVQVECPEKEAGAVMTVAASDPPKMKEMEKDIVERHKEAPKPSNVGNASTVVTKQTLQRFQPAAFTTNMDETYSHLAEHVNAYFGSEDIKKSQQGRGDTTLYATQIQPGSHSGGGRDHVLMAAPVSHKSTPETPSLPPANDKCGSVPSSQAPSKEEGVSTIPISPRKGISHYLSYPRPSVQAFVGNYITPLVPKFKADSKVGGTVEKDKASGSETTASQESKSAETKEQKETEEKAKKLLSQREKIIARVSVDNRTRALVKSLQRVTDVKITISRVEELSFHLLEFPETRGVAVTEKVIPCLLRLRQGRDLSLQAAVRQALALVGYNDPVKGRGIRVLSIDGGGTRGVVALQALHRLENLTGKPIYQLFDYICGVSTGAILAFMLGLFQIPLDECEELYRKLGSDVFKQNLFLGTVKMGWSHAYYDSQIWEEILKERMGHGLMIETAKNPKCPKVSAVSTVVNKGLPLKAYVFRNYNFSPGVRSHYLGGCQHKMWQAIRASSAAPGYFQEFVLGNDLHQDGGLLINNPTALAIHESKCLWPNTPVQCVVSLGTGRYESVGKTSSSTYTSLKTKLTNVISSATDTEEVHTMLDALLPPNTYFRFNPYMSEDVPLDENKQERLDFLQAESRRYLERNENKLKKAANVLAQEKGVVQKLAEWAQLKADLYDGLPFRSKL
- the pnpla8 gene encoding calcium-independent phospholipase A2-gamma isoform X1; translated protein: MSRIRSTLETVTKAVSGSVNSEIFSKITRLKPGAKTLEVQVECPEKEAGAVMTVAASDPPKMKEMEKDIVERHKEAPKPSNVGNASTVVTKQTLQRFQPAAFTTNMDETYSHLAEHVNAYFGSEDIKKSQQGRGDTTLYATQIQPGSHSGGGRDHVLMAAPVSHKSTPETPSLPPANDKCGSVPSSQAPSKEEGVSTIPISPRKGISHYLSYPRPSVQAFVGNYITPLVPKFKADSKVGGTVEKDKASGSETTASQESKSAETKEQKETEEKAKKLLSQREKIIARVSVDNRTRALVKSLQRVTDVKITISRVEELSFHLLEFPETRGVAVTEKVIPCLLRLRQGRDLSLQAAVRQALALVGYNDPVKGRGIRVLSIDGGGTRGVVALQALHRLENLTGKPIYQLFDYICGVSTGAILAFMLGLFQIPLDECEELYRKLGSDVFKQNLFLGTVKMGWSHAYYDSQIWEEILKERMGHGLMIETAKNPKCPKVSAVSTVVNKGLPLKAYVFRNYNFSPGVRSHYLGGCQHKMWQAIRASSAAPGYFQEFVLGNDLHQDGGLLINNPTALAIHESKCLWPNTPVQCVVSLGTGRYESVGKTSSSTYTSLKTKLTNVISSATDTEEVHTMLDALLPPNTYFRFNPYMSEDVPLDENKQERLDFLQAESRRYLERNENKLKKAANVLAQEKGVVQKLAEWAQLKADLYDGLPFRSKL